From one Papio anubis isolate 15944 chromosome 12, Panubis1.0, whole genome shotgun sequence genomic stretch:
- the TPBGL gene encoding trophoblast glycoprotein-like: MAPRAGQPGLQGLLLVAAALSQPAAPCPFQCYCFGGPKLLLRCASGAELRQPPRDVPPDARNLTIVGANLTVLRAAAFAGGDADGDGDQAAGVRLPLLSALRLTHNHIEVVEDGAFDGLPSLAALDLSHNPLRALGGGAFRGLPALRSLQLNHALVRGGPALLAALDAALAPLAELRLLGLAGNALSRLPPAALRLARLEQLDVSLNGLAGLGPDELRALERDGGLPGPRLLLADNPLRCGCAARPLLAWLRNATERVPDARRLRCAAPRALLDRPLLDLDGARLRCAESGADARGEEAEAAGPELEASYVFFGLVLALIGLIFLMVLYLNRRGIQRWMRNLREACRDQMEGYHYRYEQDADPRRAPAPAAPAGSRATSPGSGL; encoded by the coding sequence ATGGCCCCGCGTGCTGGACAGCCGGGGCTCCAGGGGCTACTGCTCGTGGCGGCGGCGCTGAGCCAGCCCGCGGCACCCTGCCCCTTCCAGTGCTACTGCTTCGGCGGCCCCAAGCTGCTGCTACGCTGCGCGTCGGGCGCCGAGCTCCGCCAGCCTCCGCGGGACGTGCCGCCCGACGCGCGCAACCTCACCATCGTGGGCGCCAACCTGACGGTGCTGCGCGCGGCCGCCTTCGCCGGCGGGGATGCGGACGGGGACGGCGACCAGGCGGCGGGCGTGCGCCTGCCGCTCCTGAGCGCGCTGCGCCTCACGCACAACCACATTGAGGTGGTGGAGGACGGCGCCTTCGACGGGTTGCCCAGCCTGGCGGCGCTCGACCTCAGCCACAACCCGCTGCGCGCCTTGGGCGGTGGCGCCTTCCGCGGGCTGCCCGCGCTGCGCTCGCTGCAGCTCAACCACGCGCTGGTACGGGGCGGCCCCGCGCTGCTGGCCGCGCTGGACGCTGCGCTGGCCCCGCTGGCCGAGCTTCGCCTGCTGGGCCTGGCGGGCAACGCGCTGAGCCGTCTGCCGCCAGCCGCGCTGCGCCTGGCGCGCCTGGAGCAGCTGGACGTGAGCCTCAACGGGTTGGCCGGCCTGGGCCCCGACGAGCTGCGCGCGCTGGAGCGCGATGGCGGCCTCCCCGGGCCGCGCCTGCTGCTCGCCGACAACCCCCTGCGCTGCGGCTGCGCCGCGCGCCCCCTACTGGCCTGGCTGCGCAACGCCACGGAGCGCGTGCCCGACGCGCGACGCCTGCGCTGCGCCGCCCCGCGGGCGCTGCTGGACCGGCCGCTGCTGGACCTGGACGGGGCTCGGCTGCGCTGCGCGGAGAGCGGCGCCGACGCTCGCGGAGAGGAGGCGGAGGCCGCCGGCCCGGAGCTGGAAGCCTCCTACGTGTTTTTCGGGCTGGTGCTGGCGCTCATCGGCCTCATCTTCCTCATGGTGCTCTACCTAAACCGCCGCGGCATCCAGCGCTGGATGCGCAACCTCCGCGAGGCGTGCCGGGACCAGATGGAGGGCTACCACTACCGCTACGAGCAGGACGCCGACCCGCGCCGCGCGCCCGCGCCCGCCGCGCCCGCGGGCTCCCGCGCCACCTCCCCGGGCTCGGGGCTCTGA